A single Terriglobales bacterium DNA region contains:
- a CDS encoding carboxypeptidase-like regulatory domain-containing protein, producing MKTCVLAWLTLVFLLPVKPAHAQAWPARVGSDVKEKPALTRTLTGHVSNASGAPLSGAVVYLTNTRTMAVKTYITGPDGAYRFPELSPNVDYQVYAQYQDKKSDSKTLSSFDNRSQVLINLKVDTK from the coding sequence ATGAAGACCTGCGTGCTGGCCTGGTTGACGTTGGTGTTCCTACTTCCGGTAAAGCCCGCACATGCTCAAGCGTGGCCTGCGCGTGTGGGTTCTGACGTTAAAGAGAAACCTGCGCTCACCCGTACCTTGACCGGTCACGTAAGCAATGCGAGTGGCGCTCCCCTTTCCGGGGCGGTCGTGTACCTCACCAACACCCGCACCATGGCAGTGAAGACCTATATCACTGGGCCTGATGGCGCTTATCGTTTTCCGGAGCTGTCCCCCAATGTTGATTATCAGGTGTACGCACAGTACCAGGACAAAAAGAGCGACAGCAAGACCCTGAGTTCATTTGATAACCGGTCGCAGGTGCTGATCAATCTGAAGGTGGATACGAAATAG